A stretch of the Duncaniella dubosii genome encodes the following:
- a CDS encoding efflux RND transporter periplasmic adaptor subunit, with amino-acid sequence MFEEPAADADAGPEIATITIAPQTAALQSTFPATIKGKTDIDIRPQVTGFITKVHVDEGQHVRKGQVLFTLDQVTFQAAVDQARAAVNNAQTAVNTAKMTADSKKTLFDKNIISEYEYQLSQNSLAQAQAQLANAKAALASAQKNLAYTVVTAPSDGVVGTIPNREGSLASPSSAQPLTTVSDNSEVYAYFSLTEKDLLKLSGEGKQSIDAAIKAMPEVQLRLSDGTLYPISGKVATVSGVIDNSTGSSSVRALFKNPSGILRSGGTGQIILPDDKQDVIVIPQKATFELQDRRFAYVVNDSNKIVSTPITIEANNDGKTFVVTSGLQPGQRIAVEGVGSKLSDGMVINPVAPKEAPQAGEAPAQAAPAAK; translated from the coding sequence ATGTTCGAAGAACCAGCAGCAGATGCAGATGCCGGCCCCGAAATCGCTACTATCACAATCGCTCCTCAGACAGCTGCTCTGCAGTCGACCTTCCCTGCAACCATAAAGGGTAAGACCGACATTGATATCCGTCCGCAGGTAACAGGATTCATCACAAAGGTTCATGTTGATGAAGGTCAGCACGTGCGCAAGGGACAGGTGCTCTTCACTCTTGATCAGGTGACATTTCAGGCTGCCGTCGATCAGGCCCGCGCTGCCGTCAACAACGCCCAGACAGCTGTCAACACCGCAAAGATGACCGCCGACAGCAAAAAGACTCTTTTCGACAAGAACATCATCAGCGAATACGAGTATCAGCTCTCACAGAATTCTCTCGCGCAGGCACAGGCTCAGCTCGCCAACGCCAAGGCCGCTCTCGCCTCTGCCCAGAAAAATCTTGCCTACACAGTCGTGACTGCTCCCAGCGACGGCGTTGTCGGCACTATCCCCAACCGTGAAGGCTCTCTCGCGTCTCCGTCTTCAGCACAGCCTCTGACAACTGTCAGCGACAACTCTGAAGTCTATGCCTATTTCTCACTCACCGAAAAAGACCTCCTTAAGCTTTCGGGTGAAGGCAAGCAGTCAATCGACGCTGCCATCAAGGCCATGCCCGAAGTACAGCTCCGACTTAGCGACGGAACTCTCTATCCCATCTCCGGCAAGGTTGCCACAGTCTCCGGTGTCATCGACAACTCGACAGGTTCTTCGAGCGTCCGCGCCCTCTTCAAGAACCCCAGCGGAATCCTCCGCAGCGGAGGCACAGGTCAGATCATACTCCCTGACGACAAGCAGGACGTAATAGTGATTCCCCAGAAGGCTACCTTCGAACTTCAGGACCGTCGTTTCGCCTACGTTGTCAACGACTCAAACAAGATTGTTTCCACTCCTATCACTATCGAGGCCAACAATGACGGCAAGACCTTCGTTGTCACCTCAGGTCTCCAGCCCGGTCAGCGCATCGCTGTCGAAGGCGTTGGCTCTAAGCTTTCTGACGGAATGGTCATCAATCCCGTCGCTCCAAAGGAAGCACCTCAGGCAGGTGAAGCACCGGCACAGGCCGCTCCCGCTGCGAAATAA
- the glmS gene encoding glutamine--fructose-6-phosphate transaminase (isomerizing) → MCGIVGYIGSNRAYDILIQGLKRLEYRGYDSAGVALVDSEGKLHVHKSQGKVSNLEHVAQAGCIEGTLGIAHTRWATHGEPNDTNAHPHVSQSGMIALVHNGTIENYSVLKKVLTDHGYEFKSETDTEVLVQLIEYIKLTSSCTLLEAVREALLQVEGAYAIAVVEQENPDTMIVARKSSPLVIGVGEGETFIASDATPIVGYTDKVIYLKDNEIGIISRNEPLQVISLSSNKPSDINIQKLKLSLAQLEKGGYDTFMLKEIFEQPSTLRDCLRGRIVDNCSRVVLSGVELNKERFMKAERITLVACGTSWHAALIGKRLIQDFCQIPVEVEYASEFRYGNPVLNEKDIVISISQSGETADTLAAIQLAREKGAFVYGICNVVGASIPRNTDSGTYIHVGPEIGVASTKAFTGQVTVLTLLALSVGQLRGTIDNETLHNILVSLDKMPETIKEALKVDDEVKKLSKIFAYAHNFLYLGRGYNYPTALEGALKLKEISYIHAEGYPAAEMKHGPIALIDHEMPSVIIAPSDSLYDKIISNVQQVKSRGGAVVAIVSEGNQAMNDIADFCIEIPEVPECLTPIVASIPLQLLAYYIAVNKGKDVDQPRNLAKSVTVE, encoded by the coding sequence ATGTGCGGAATTGTTGGTTATATCGGCTCAAACAGAGCCTATGACATCCTGATACAGGGACTCAAGCGCCTTGAATATCGCGGTTATGACAGCGCCGGTGTAGCGCTTGTCGACAGCGAAGGGAAGCTTCATGTCCATAAATCACAGGGAAAAGTTTCTAACCTCGAACATGTTGCCCAAGCCGGCTGCATCGAAGGTACTCTCGGTATCGCCCATACCCGCTGGGCTACACACGGCGAGCCGAACGACACCAATGCCCATCCCCATGTGTCGCAGAGCGGCATGATAGCGCTCGTCCACAACGGCACTATCGAAAACTACTCAGTGCTGAAAAAAGTGCTGACCGACCACGGATATGAATTCAAAAGCGAGACAGACACCGAGGTGCTTGTCCAGCTCATCGAATATATCAAGCTCACATCTTCATGCACACTCCTTGAAGCCGTGCGCGAAGCGCTCCTTCAGGTCGAAGGCGCGTATGCCATCGCAGTTGTCGAGCAGGAAAATCCCGACACGATGATTGTGGCACGCAAAAGCTCGCCGCTGGTAATCGGCGTGGGCGAAGGCGAGACTTTCATCGCCTCTGACGCGACTCCGATCGTAGGATATACCGACAAGGTTATCTATCTCAAAGACAACGAAATCGGCATCATCAGCCGCAACGAGCCTCTTCAAGTCATCTCGCTGTCGAGCAACAAACCTTCAGACATCAACATCCAGAAGCTGAAACTTTCGCTCGCCCAGCTTGAAAAGGGCGGCTATGACACATTCATGCTCAAGGAGATTTTCGAGCAGCCGTCTACGCTGCGCGACTGTCTGCGCGGCCGCATCGTAGACAATTGCTCGCGTGTGGTCCTCTCTGGCGTGGAGCTTAACAAGGAGCGCTTCATGAAGGCTGAACGCATCACGCTCGTGGCCTGCGGTACGTCATGGCACGCTGCCCTCATCGGCAAGCGTCTCATTCAGGATTTCTGCCAGATTCCGGTTGAAGTTGAATATGCTTCGGAATTCCGTTACGGCAATCCGGTGCTCAACGAAAAAGACATCGTTATCTCGATAAGCCAGTCGGGCGAGACCGCCGACACTCTTGCTGCCATCCAGCTCGCCCGTGAGAAAGGCGCGTTTGTCTACGGTATCTGCAACGTGGTCGGAGCGTCGATTCCCCGCAATACCGACTCTGGAACATATATCCATGTCGGCCCTGAAATCGGCGTGGCATCAACCAAGGCATTCACAGGTCAGGTGACAGTGCTTACGTTGCTCGCGCTCTCTGTCGGACAGCTTCGCGGCACAATCGACAACGAAACGCTCCACAACATCCTCGTTTCGCTCGACAAAATGCCCGAGACCATCAAGGAGGCTCTCAAAGTTGACGATGAAGTGAAGAAACTTTCGAAAATCTTCGCTTATGCCCACAATTTCCTCTATCTCGGACGTGGCTACAACTACCCCACCGCCCTCGAAGGCGCACTGAAGCTGAAGGAAATCTCATATATCCACGCCGAAGGCTACCCCGCCGCCGAGATGAAGCACGGACCGATTGCGCTCATCGATCATGAGATGCCGAGCGTGATTATCGCTCCGAGCGATTCGCTCTACGACAAGATCATCTCCAACGTACAACAGGTGAAGTCACGTGGAGGAGCAGTCGTGGCAATCGTGTCGGAAGGCAATCAGGCCATGAACGACATCGCCGACTTCTGCATCGAGATTCCCGAAGTACCCGAATGCCTCACTCCGATTGTAGCATCAATCCCACTCCAGCTTCTTGCCTACTATATCGCCGTGAACAAGGGCAAGGATGTCGACCAGCCCCGAAATCTTGCAAAATCAGTCACTGTCGAGTAA
- a CDS encoding rubrerythrin family protein: MTKKSIKGTKTEKNLVIAYMAESGAYSRYTYYAGQADKEEYFPIGEIFRETAANELRHGKIFFKYLEGGSLDVCLGVDAGEIGDTASNLATAAQEELTEGVELYTQSAKVADEEGFPEIAEHFRAIASIEKRHHERFMAYLKQVKEGTVWKRTKPITWQCLVCGYQMVGKEPRKYVRLATIPISTTSRSTWTNFKRNAA, encoded by the coding sequence ATGACTAAGAAAAGTATAAAAGGCACAAAGACTGAAAAAAATCTGGTGATAGCCTACATGGCTGAATCAGGAGCATATTCCCGTTACACTTATTATGCAGGACAGGCCGACAAGGAAGAGTATTTCCCAATCGGCGAGATTTTCCGCGAGACAGCAGCCAACGAACTGCGCCATGGCAAAATTTTCTTCAAATACCTCGAAGGAGGCTCGCTTGACGTCTGTCTCGGCGTGGATGCCGGAGAAATCGGCGATACCGCATCGAATCTTGCCACTGCCGCTCAGGAAGAACTCACCGAGGGCGTTGAACTTTACACCCAGTCGGCAAAGGTTGCCGACGAGGAGGGTTTCCCCGAAATCGCAGAACATTTCAGAGCCATCGCCTCAATCGAGAAGCGTCACCACGAACGTTTCATGGCCTATCTCAAACAGGTCAAGGAAGGAACTGTGTGGAAACGCACCAAGCCCATCACATGGCAGTGTCTCGTATGCGGCTATCAGATGGTCGGCAAAGAGCCCCGAAAGTATGTCCGGCTTGCGACCATCCCTATCAGCACTACATCGCGCTCGACATGGACGAACTTTAAGAGAAATGCAGCATAA
- a CDS encoding SDR family oxidoreductase has product MNELFSVKDHVVVITGGTGVLGRCIGEYLATQGAKVVILGRRQEEGDEIVNAIKAKGGEAMFLVSDVMDAAVVQANCDAIMAKYGRVDALLNAAGGNMAGAVISPEGNFFDVKIDAFQKVLDLNLTGTVIPTQIFLKPMVEAGKGSIVNFSSMAAFRPITRVMGYAAAKAGISNFTAFLATEVATKFTSGIRVNAIAPGFFVTNQNRALLTNPDGSLTARGAAVIRQTPFGRFGDPEELCGTIQYLISDASSFVTGTVAVVDGGFNAFAM; this is encoded by the coding sequence ATGAACGAATTATTTTCAGTCAAGGACCATGTGGTGGTCATAACCGGCGGGACAGGTGTCCTCGGCCGCTGCATCGGCGAATATCTCGCGACACAGGGCGCGAAGGTGGTTATCCTCGGCCGCCGTCAGGAAGAGGGCGACGAGATTGTCAACGCTATCAAGGCCAAGGGCGGCGAAGCGATGTTTCTTGTCTCCGACGTGATGGATGCTGCCGTGGTGCAGGCTAACTGCGATGCAATCATGGCGAAATACGGACGTGTCGACGCTCTCCTAAATGCCGCAGGTGGCAATATGGCCGGAGCTGTCATTTCGCCCGAGGGCAATTTCTTCGATGTCAAGATCGACGCTTTCCAGAAAGTGCTCGACCTTAACCTCACAGGCACTGTAATCCCCACACAGATTTTCCTCAAGCCGATGGTCGAGGCCGGCAAAGGCTCGATTGTCAACTTCTCGTCGATGGCTGCTTTCCGTCCGATCACCCGAGTGATGGGCTATGCCGCCGCCAAGGCAGGTATCTCTAACTTCACAGCCTTCCTTGCTACGGAAGTGGCCACAAAGTTTACCTCGGGCATCCGTGTCAACGCCATCGCCCCGGGATTTTTCGTGACCAACCAGAACCGCGCGCTGCTCACCAATCCCGACGGCTCGCTGACTGCCCGTGGCGCAGCTGTGATCCGTCAGACACCTTTCGGCCGTTTCGGCGATCCCGAAGAGCTTTGCGGAACTATCCAGTATCTGATTTCCGACGCTTCAAGCTTCGTGACAGGTACGGTTGCCGTCGTCGACGGAGGTTTCAACGCCTTTGCGATGTAA
- the xylE gene encoding D-xylose transporter XylE translates to MNYPQKGSKVYLFSIVLVAVLGGLLFGYDTAVISGAEKGLQAFFLGAKDFVYTDTIHGITSSSALLGCIIGAAVSGFFASYFGRKKSLAIAGIFFFLSALGSYYPEFLFFDYGTPTSGLMIAFNFYRILGGIGVGLASAICPMYIAEVAPSNLRGTLVSWNQFAIIFGQLVVYFVNFLILGEHTQPVIEKIGATLYQVSAESDTWTIEKGWRYMFGSEAIVAGLFTILVSLVPESPRYLALTSRDEKALGVLSHINGYEKAKEILAQIKSTVEVKSEKLFSFGIMVIFVGVMLSVFQQAVGINAVLYYAPRIFESMNMGNPMVQTIIMGIVNISFTLVAVFSVEKLGRKPLLIWGSIGMAIGAFGVALSNIVDGIAPIIPVVSIMVYSASFMFSWGPICWVLIAEIFPNTIRSQAVAIAVAFQWIFNFIVSSTFVPMYNMHGLGMGDKFGHMFAYALYGIICVIAAWFVAALVPETKGKTLEDMTNLWRNRDKK, encoded by the coding sequence ATGAACTATCCTCAGAAAGGAAGCAAGGTCTACCTCTTTTCGATTGTGCTCGTCGCAGTGCTCGGAGGCTTGCTTTTCGGCTATGACACGGCCGTGATTTCAGGTGCCGAGAAGGGGCTGCAGGCTTTCTTCCTCGGAGCAAAAGATTTTGTCTACACTGACACCATCCACGGCATCACTTCGTCGAGTGCTCTGCTCGGCTGTATCATCGGAGCTGCCGTTTCGGGCTTCTTCGCTTCATATTTCGGACGCAAGAAATCGCTTGCCATCGCCGGCATTTTCTTTTTCCTCTCTGCGCTCGGCAGTTATTATCCCGAGTTCCTTTTCTTTGACTACGGCACTCCGACTTCAGGGCTGATGATCGCCTTTAACTTCTACCGTATTCTCGGAGGCATCGGTGTGGGACTCGCGTCGGCTATATGCCCGATGTATATCGCCGAGGTAGCCCCGTCGAATCTGCGAGGCACACTCGTGTCGTGGAACCAGTTTGCCATCATCTTCGGCCAGCTTGTGGTCTATTTCGTCAACTTCCTTATCCTCGGAGAGCATACTCAGCCAGTCATCGAGAAAATCGGTGCTACGCTCTATCAGGTCAGCGCCGAGTCCGACACATGGACCATAGAGAAAGGCTGGCGCTACATGTTTGGTTCTGAAGCTATTGTAGCCGGTCTGTTCACCATCCTCGTAAGCCTTGTGCCCGAATCACCGCGCTATCTCGCCCTCACCAGCCGCGACGAGAAGGCTCTCGGTGTGCTCTCGCACATCAACGGCTATGAGAAAGCCAAAGAAATCCTTGCCCAGATCAAGAGCACAGTCGAGGTCAAGAGCGAAAAGCTCTTCTCGTTTGGCATCATGGTCATATTTGTCGGCGTGATGCTTTCGGTGTTCCAGCAGGCGGTCGGCATCAATGCCGTGCTCTACTACGCACCCCGTATCTTCGAGTCGATGAACATGGGCAACCCGATGGTGCAGACTATCATCATGGGCATCGTCAACATCTCGTTCACCCTCGTTGCAGTCTTCTCGGTTGAGAAGCTCGGACGCAAGCCCCTGCTCATCTGGGGGTCGATCGGCATGGCTATCGGCGCGTTTGGCGTGGCTCTCAGCAATATAGTCGACGGTATCGCTCCGATCATCCCTGTTGTCTCGATTATGGTCTACTCGGCTTCGTTCATGTTCTCATGGGGCCCCATCTGCTGGGTGCTCATCGCCGAGATCTTCCCCAACACCATCCGTTCGCAGGCAGTGGCCATCGCGGTGGCTTTCCAGTGGATTTTCAACTTCATCGTCTCGTCGACCTTCGTTCCGATGTATAACATGCACGGTCTCGGCATGGGCGACAAGTTCGGCCACATGTTTGCCTACGCGCTCTACGGCATCATCTGCGTCATCGCCGCATGGTTCGTCGCCGCCCTCGTCCCCGAAACCAAGGGCAAGACCCTCGAAGACATGACCAACCTCTGGCGCAACCGCGATAAGAAGTAA
- the xylA gene encoding xylose isomerase: MAVKEYFPGIGKIKFEGKDSKNPMAYRYYDAEKVVLGKPMKEWLKFAMAWWHTLCAEGGDQFGGTSKKFPWNIGPDEMTIAKQKADAGFEFMQKMGIEYFCFHDTDLIGDLNDIDDYEGRMKEIVAYLKAKMDETGIKNLWGTANVFGNGRYMNGAATNPDFDVVARAAVQIKNAIDATIALGGQNYVFWGGREGYMSLLNTDQKREKEHLATMLRMARDYARSKGFTGTFLIEPKPMEPSKHQYDVDTETVIGFLKAHGLENDFKVNIEVNHATLAGHTFEHELAVAVDNGMLGSIDANRGDYQNGWDTDQFPIDNFELTQAMMQIIRNGGLGNGGTNFDAKTRRNSTDLEDIFIAHIAGMDAMARALESAAAILEESPYKTMFAERYASFDGGKGKEFEEGKLSLEDVVAYAKTQPEPKQTSGKQELYEAIVAMYC, encoded by the coding sequence ATGGCAGTAAAAGAATATTTTCCCGGTATAGGAAAAATCAAGTTTGAAGGCAAGGACTCAAAGAACCCTATGGCCTATCGTTACTATGACGCAGAAAAAGTTGTGCTCGGCAAGCCTATGAAAGAATGGCTCAAGTTTGCTATGGCATGGTGGCACACTCTCTGTGCTGAAGGCGGCGACCAGTTCGGCGGAACTTCAAAGAAATTCCCTTGGAACATCGGTCCTGACGAAATGACCATCGCAAAGCAGAAGGCCGACGCAGGTTTCGAGTTCATGCAGAAGATGGGCATCGAATATTTCTGCTTCCACGACACCGACCTCATCGGCGACCTCAACGACATCGACGACTACGAAGGCCGCATGAAGGAAATCGTTGCCTACCTCAAGGCTAAGATGGACGAAACCGGAATCAAGAACCTCTGGGGCACAGCAAACGTGTTTGGCAACGGCCGCTACATGAACGGCGCTGCAACCAACCCTGATTTCGATGTTGTTGCCCGTGCAGCAGTCCAGATCAAGAACGCTATCGACGCTACTATCGCTCTCGGCGGTCAGAACTATGTGTTCTGGGGTGGACGCGAAGGCTACATGAGCCTCCTCAACACCGACCAGAAGCGTGAGAAAGAGCATCTCGCAACTATGCTCCGCATGGCCCGCGACTATGCCCGCTCAAAAGGCTTCACCGGCACATTCCTCATCGAACCCAAGCCTATGGAACCCTCTAAGCACCAGTATGACGTCGACACTGAGACTGTCATCGGCTTCCTCAAGGCTCACGGTCTCGAAAATGACTTCAAGGTGAACATCGAGGTTAACCACGCTACTCTCGCCGGCCACACTTTCGAACACGAACTCGCAGTGGCTGTCGACAACGGCATGCTCGGCTCTATCGACGCTAACCGTGGTGACTACCAGAACGGCTGGGATACCGACCAGTTCCCCATCGACAACTTCGAGCTTACCCAGGCAATGATGCAGATCATCCGTAACGGCGGCCTCGGCAACGGCGGTACTAACTTTGACGCCAAGACTCGTCGCAACTCTACCGACCTCGAAGATATCTTCATCGCTCACATCGCCGGTATGGACGCAATGGCACGTGCGCTCGAAAGCGCTGCCGCAATCCTTGAGGAATCACCCTACAAGACCATGTTCGCCGAGCGCTACGCTTCGTTCGACGGTGGCAAGGGTAAGGAATTCGAGGAAGGCAAGCTCTCTCTTGAAGACGTGGTTGCCTACGCCAAGACTCAGCCCGAACCCAAGCAGACCTCAGGCAAGCAGGAGCTTTACGAAGCTATCGTTGCCATGTATTGCTAA
- a CDS encoding xylulokinase — MYLLGYDIGSSSVKASLVNVETGKTVASDFYPRTEAEIIAVKPGWAEQRPQQWWDSLKHATESILASSKADPKDIKAIGISYQMHGLVMVDKNKVPLRPAIIWCDSRGVPYGEKAFNELGEEKCLSHILNSPGNFTATKLAWVKENEPQVFEKIDKIMLPGDYIAMRLTDRICTTVSGLSEMMLWDFKENKVAGFLMDYLGFDGSIIPEIVPTFSIQGRVTAEAAAELGLTEGTPVSYRAGDQPNNALSLNVFNPGEIASTAGTSGVVYGVLGEVNYDVKSRVNTFAHVNHSDEATRLGVLLCINGTGILNSWSKRTVAPEGISYAEMNDVAAKAPIGAEGVSVIPFGNGAERVLQNKEVNCSIHGVNFLTHNKSHLLRAAQEGIVFSFMYGMEIMEQMGMPINKIHAGHANMFLSPLFRNTLAGVSGATIELYDTDGSVGAAKGAGIGAGIYRDNNEAFASLEKIEIIEPSVSDSRAYRDAYDLWKERLMREI; from the coding sequence ATGTATCTTTTAGGATATGACATAGGCAGTTCCTCTGTTAAGGCGAGCCTTGTGAATGTCGAGACCGGAAAGACCGTGGCATCGGACTTCTATCCCCGTACCGAGGCCGAGATCATAGCAGTGAAGCCCGGATGGGCCGAACAGCGTCCCCAGCAGTGGTGGGACAGTCTTAAACATGCCACCGAGAGCATACTCGCTTCGTCAAAGGCCGATCCGAAGGACATCAAGGCGATAGGCATATCCTATCAGATGCACGGCCTCGTGATGGTCGACAAGAACAAAGTACCTCTGCGTCCGGCCATCATCTGGTGTGACTCGCGAGGTGTGCCATACGGCGAAAAGGCCTTCAACGAACTCGGCGAAGAGAAGTGTCTCAGCCACATACTCAACTCACCCGGCAACTTCACCGCCACCAAGCTTGCGTGGGTCAAGGAAAACGAGCCTCAGGTGTTTGAGAAAATCGACAAGATTATGCTTCCCGGCGACTATATCGCCATGCGTCTGACCGACCGCATCTGCACCACCGTCTCCGGACTGTCGGAAATGATGCTCTGGGACTTCAAGGAAAACAAGGTTGCCGGATTCCTGATGGATTATCTCGGATTTGACGGGAGCATAATCCCCGAAATCGTCCCGACATTCTCGATTCAGGGCCGTGTGACAGCCGAAGCGGCTGCCGAGCTTGGTCTCACCGAGGGCACTCCGGTGTCGTATCGAGCAGGCGACCAGCCAAACAACGCGCTTTCGCTCAACGTGTTTAATCCCGGTGAAATAGCATCGACCGCAGGAACTTCAGGAGTGGTCTATGGTGTGCTTGGCGAGGTGAACTATGATGTCAAGAGCCGTGTCAACACGTTTGCCCACGTCAACCACAGCGACGAGGCCACCCGTCTGGGCGTGTTGCTCTGCATCAACGGCACGGGCATTCTCAATTCGTGGAGCAAGCGCACCGTCGCCCCCGAGGGCATAAGCTATGCCGAGATGAACGATGTCGCAGCCAAAGCTCCGATCGGAGCTGAAGGCGTGTCGGTCATCCCCTTCGGCAACGGAGCGGAGCGTGTGTTGCAGAACAAGGAGGTCAACTGCTCGATCCACGGTGTGAACTTCCTCACCCACAACAAATCTCACCTTCTCCGTGCGGCTCAGGAGGGCATCGTGTTCTCGTTCATGTATGGAATGGAGATTATGGAGCAGATGGGCATGCCGATTAACAAGATTCACGCCGGACATGCCAACATGTTCCTCAGTCCGCTTTTCCGCAACACGCTTGCCGGCGTGAGCGGTGCGACCATCGAGCTTTACGACACCGACGGTTCAGTCGGCGCGGCCAAGGGTGCGGGAATAGGCGCAGGAATCTATCGCGACAACAACGAGGCGTTCGCGTCGCTCGAAAAAATCGAGATCATCGAGCCTTCGGTCAGCGACAGCCGTGCCTATCGCGATGCCTACGATCTGTGGAAGGAGCGCCTGATGCGCGAAATCTGA
- a CDS encoding NUDIX hydrolase — protein sequence MAAPLANNHISVDCVVLGFDGESLNVLLSKRSGCDSNGKVFMDYKLPGSLIYQDEDLDDAASRVLKELTGVSDVTLTQFKAFGSKDRTSNLRDVHWLEKEQAKVKRIVTIAYFSLVKLDKTLEKTVNTEVAEWQRLNQLGRLAFDHNLIIAEALKAIRREADNNRALIFNLLPKKFTASQFRMLMEIIYDKQLDVRNFHKKISQLSYIIPLDERQQGVAHRAARYYRFDKKAYSGSR from the coding sequence ATGGCGGCACCACTTGCCAATAATCATATCTCGGTCGACTGCGTTGTACTCGGCTTCGATGGTGAAAGTCTGAATGTGCTACTCAGCAAACGGAGCGGTTGCGACTCAAACGGCAAGGTTTTCATGGACTATAAACTGCCGGGCAGCCTCATCTATCAGGATGAGGATCTCGACGACGCTGCATCGAGAGTGCTCAAGGAACTGACCGGTGTCAGCGACGTGACGCTGACACAGTTCAAGGCTTTCGGGTCGAAGGACCGCACGAGCAATCTGCGCGATGTCCACTGGCTTGAAAAGGAACAGGCAAAGGTGAAGCGTATAGTGACCATAGCCTACTTTTCACTTGTCAAGCTTGACAAGACACTTGAAAAGACAGTCAACACTGAAGTGGCCGAATGGCAACGGCTCAATCAGCTCGGTCGCCTTGCCTTTGACCACAACCTGATAATCGCCGAGGCTCTGAAGGCCATAAGACGCGAGGCTGACAACAACCGTGCGCTCATCTTCAACCTTCTGCCGAAGAAATTTACGGCATCGCAGTTCAGGATGCTGATGGAGATTATCTATGACAAACAGCTCGACGTGAGAAATTTCCATAAGAAAATCTCGCAGCTGTCATATATCATACCTCTCGACGAGCGGCAGCAGGGAGTGGCTCACAGGGCGGCCCGCTACTACCGCTTCGACAAGAAAGCCTACAGTGGCTCTCGTTAG
- a CDS encoding OmpA family protein, whose product MKRLILASALVGCIMGASAQDLIERPTFGDNWQLGLDGGITTPLKGHSFFGNMRPTVGLHLGKQLTPLFGLGIEGVAGINTSTVNGGRSSKTAFDDTYLGAYGTFNLTNAFCGFRCEPRPFTIDAVVGIGWMHDYVSYGSDHSNIGAKAGLNFNFAVTDHFGISLKPSVLWNVTGNGTGHDDQGLDLKRANFNLTVGLNYNFGPGFECVNCPDNSAELSELNGRVNALRAEVDGRNAALAAADAKNAELTAALAAANAKPAKIIKENNLESVRYVFFKIGSSVITADQQPNIEMIAAYLNNHPKATVQVRGYASADGPADVNERLAKARAESVKNALIKRYKIDPKRINAEGEGIGHMFSEESWNRVSICTLDAD is encoded by the coding sequence ATGAAACGATTAATTCTTGCTTCAGCCCTCGTCGGCTGTATTATGGGTGCCTCAGCCCAGGATCTGATCGAACGCCCGACATTTGGCGATAATTGGCAGCTCGGCCTCGACGGTGGTATCACCACCCCGCTCAAAGGCCACTCCTTTTTCGGTAACATGCGCCCGACCGTAGGCCTGCATCTTGGGAAACAGCTTACTCCGCTCTTCGGCCTCGGCATCGAAGGCGTGGCAGGCATCAACACATCGACCGTCAATGGCGGACGCAGTAGCAAGACCGCCTTCGACGATACCTATCTCGGTGCCTACGGTACGTTCAATCTAACTAACGCATTCTGCGGTTTCCGCTGCGAACCGCGTCCCTTCACAATCGATGCTGTTGTCGGCATCGGATGGATGCATGACTACGTAAGCTACGGAAGCGACCACAGCAACATCGGCGCAAAAGCCGGCCTCAACTTCAACTTTGCCGTAACCGACCATTTCGGAATCTCGCTAAAACCGAGTGTCCTCTGGAATGTCACCGGCAACGGAACAGGACATGACGATCAGGGTCTCGACCTCAAACGCGCCAACTTCAACCTCACTGTCGGCCTCAACTACAATTTCGGACCCGGCTTCGAATGCGTGAACTGCCCCGACAACTCTGCCGAACTTTCAGAACTCAACGGACGTGTCAACGCCCTCCGTGCTGAAGTCGACGGACGCAACGCAGCCCTTGCAGCAGCCGATGCAAAGAATGCCGAACTTACAGCCGCTCTCGCAGCCGCCAATGCAAAACCGGCAAAGATCATCAAGGAAAACAATCTCGAATCTGTCCGCTACGTCTTCTTCAAGATCGGTTCGAGCGTGATTACAGCAGACCAGCAGCCTAACATCGAAATGATCGCTGCCTACCTCAACAACCATCCCAAGGCCACCGTACAGGTCCGCGGATATGCTTCGGCCGACGGCCCAGCCGATGTCAACGAACGTCTCGCTAAGGCTCGTGCAGAATCTGTCAAGAACGCCCTAATCAAGAGATATAAAATTGATCCCAAGCGCATCAACGCCGAAGGTGAAGGTATCGGACACATGTTCAGCGAAGAATCCTGGAACCGCGTTTCCATCTGTACTCTCGACGCTGACTGA